Proteins from one Rhineura floridana isolate rRhiFlo1 chromosome 16, rRhiFlo1.hap2, whole genome shotgun sequence genomic window:
- the LPAR4 gene encoding lysophosphatidic acid receptor 4, translated as MGNHSNNHTCVTDDSFKYNLYGAVYSVVFILGLITNCASLFVFCFRINMRTETTIFMTNLAVSDLLFVFTLPFKIFYNVNRHWPFGDPLCKISGTAFLTNIYGSMLFLTCISVDRFLAIVYPFRSRTIRTKRNSAIVCVCVWILVLSGGISASLFSTTNTYNTSITCFEGFSKSIWKTYLSKITIFIEVVGFIIPLMLNLTCSSLVLRTLRKPATLSQIGTNKEKVLKMIVVHVAIFVVCFVPYNSILFLYALVRSQAIANCSLERFARTFYPITLCIATLNCCFDPFIYYFTSESFQKSFYITPHFKTDSLFKTETPLTKVALPVAQDEMSDQAITNGGDLTSESNF; from the coding sequence ATGGGAAATCACAGCAACAACCATACCTGTGTGACGGACGATTCCTTCAAGTACAACCTCTACGGAGCTGTCTACAGCGTGGTGTTCATCCTCGGCTTGATCACCAACTGTGCCTCTTTGTTCGTCTTCTGCTTCCGCATCAACATGAGGACTGAAACTACCATTTTCATGACCAACCTGGCAGTCTCCGACTTGCTGTTTGTATTCACTCTCCCATTCAAGATCTTCTACAACGTCAACAGGCACTGGCCCTTTGGAGACCCTTTGTGCAAGATCTCAGGGACGGCCTTCCTGACCAACATCTACGGGAGTATGCTGTTTCTCACTTGTATTAGCGTCGACCGCTTCCTTGCAATTGTATACCCATTCCGATCTCGCACCATTAGGACAAAACGCAATTcagccattgtgtgtgtgtgtgtgtggattctgGTCCTCAGTGGAGGCATCTCAGCATCTTTGTTTTCCACCACCAACACTTATAACACTAGTATAACATGCTTTGAAGGCTTTTCCAAAAGCATATGGAAGACCTACTTGTCCAAGATTACAATATTTATTGAAGTGGTTGGCTTCATTATTCCCCTGATGCTGAACCTCACGTGTTCATCGCTGGTCCTGAGGACTCTCCGGAAACCGGCCACCCTTTCCCAGATTGGCACAAACAAGGAGAAAGTACTCAAGATGATTGTTGTGCACGTGGCCATCTTTGTTGTGTGTTTTGTGCCCTACAACTCCATCCTTTTCTTGTATGCCCTTGTACGTTCTCAGGCCATAGCAAATTGCTCCTTGGAGAGGTTTGCGAGGACCTTCTACCCAATCACGCTGTGCATCGCCACCCTCAACTGTTGCTTTGACCCTTTCATCTACTACTTCACATCAGAGTCATTCCAGAAATCTTTTTATATCACCCCTCACTTCAAAACTGATTCCCTTTTCAAAACCGAAACTCCTCTAACCAAGGTTGCCCTGCCGGTGGCACAGGATGAAATGAGCGACCAGGCTATTACCAATGGGGGAGATCTGACTTCTGAATCAAATTTTTGA